The sequence TTCTCGCCCATCCGCAACCGGACTCAGAAGCCCTCCGACCCCCACAACATCGGCCACTTCTTCCTCGCCATCGACCCGCGCGCCTTCCGGCCCGACGGCGAGTTCGAGAACGACCTCGATCAGGTCATCGACGTGCTCCACGACGCCCGGCCCGCCGACCCCAGGCAACCCGTGCTGGTCGCCGGGGACCCGGAGATGGCCACGCGCGCCGAGCGTCTTCGT comes from Candidatus Methylomirabilota bacterium and encodes:
- a CDS encoding Ldh family oxidoreductase encodes the protein FSPIRNRTQKPSDPHNIGHFFLAIDPRAFRPDGEFENDLDQVIDVLHDARPADPRQPVLVAGDPEMATRAERLRDGVPIPDDLMDQLREVARRAGVPFVLAG